Proteins from a genomic interval of Caulobacter rhizosphaerae:
- a CDS encoding GntR family transcriptional regulator — translation MHTQEHILGALRIEGTGVPIYVQLREQFLRAMGAGLLKPGDQMPTMRQVAVALRIDLNTVRRAYDELERTGALRLERGRGSFVAEPPRPLDARAQTQAADDLARQTLAQAAAMGVEPELLIQRIAALAAKKED, via the coding sequence ATGCATACACAGGAACACATCCTTGGCGCCTTGCGAATAGAGGGGACCGGCGTTCCCATCTATGTGCAGTTGCGGGAGCAGTTCCTGAGGGCGATGGGCGCGGGGCTGCTGAAGCCCGGCGATCAGATGCCGACCATGCGGCAGGTGGCCGTGGCGTTGCGCATCGACCTCAACACCGTGCGCCGCGCCTATGACGAGCTGGAACGCACCGGCGCCCTGCGCCTGGAACGTGGCCGCGGCAGCTTCGTCGCCGAACCGCCCCGGCCGCTCGACGCGCGCGCCCAGACCCAGGCGGCTGACGATCTGGCCCGCCAGACCCTCGCCCAGGCCGCGGCCATGGGCGTCGAACCGGAACTCTTGATCCAACGCATCGCGGCGCTCGCCGCCAAGAAGGAGGACTGA
- a CDS encoding AAA domain-containing protein: protein MTEEPVELSLREALARNDGLALPMDDVLFSILPLLQSVSALHQHGRVADLGPGDILETGGVLRLRRPDGALPRYRLDAIKAVQPPPTSALNIIDEMRVTRDSEAGFQVETLRAERDLEKPITKPVYLVGFESWEERLGHHDEITDIFRLGLVLAALASGLDFTDAEDLDRFASHRQNLFAIVNRLNPVLASVIAEMTALNRHERATDLAALIHRLETWRDQPQALNIDRVLATTDGAAPRRTAVLAHLRDRLFDLSRRNRLLYFRPTQASVNLTVASVPLVVRLESVKPDQICTWGGEFAAEVAAGRAVSLRRWLRFEDQTYLPNSLDRLIQETRRDRAEFGFSHLRLVIAFLRWNNLKDAPEERITSPLLWLPVELVKKKGVTDQYVLHATSDEAEFNPALRHHLRQLHDIRLPETIDLGEVSIEQIHADLRAQIHASEPGVDLRLHTRPSIKLIHQKAVQRLQQFQRRRGRDLRRASIGRPDFSYDRDDYRPLGLAMFEQMVKPSALPLRGSVGGRVAARPVHAVAPTGEIENLTFSMPEDDGHKFAWDFDLTQVTLANFNYKKMSLVRDYNQLIDEPAPNPAFDRIFSIEPREVEAEPPPPIPLSDRWNVVSADETQNAAVGVARSGRSFIIQGPPGTGKSQTITNLVADYAGRGKRVLFVCEKRAALDVVFHRLKQSGLDDLCCLIHDSQTDKKAFVQNLREGYEQWVAQGDDLDRLSAARQSAVGLAEEQLARLERFETAMVAAPESLALPVRALVRRAIALPPPDPDVGPAVRERLPDYATWEAQRDLLGRLVRVLSERFGLDNLASHPFARLSGALLADPRAYARAQEMLEACDTVFDELDAAFENDGQLLKPDLTLPQAMALTDAAARITTYDLVGRLDLLDPASPSARDLQAARADLARLDDAVAEAGKATTHWLEKLSPQDTAAALDIARREEGSVLRVLKPAWWRLGKELGRRYDFGKHAVKPRLTALLADLAAEHGAVAARNAAEQALRTGYAVRDFAAFVSTLDGLVEQLRASPLLRRMVEALRDAPDAARADALAVEPVSRLAAIVGADLRLPPEWTLDDLLEWLRDTREALDDLPDLIPLLRAVHEAGPAYAGMLQDIALPPDGLEALVAAESLARLMRQDPELARFDSRDLTQAARRVERAETVGLERNAAMVRAAQHRKFLENVRRSTLSVAQLDEAGRQFRKRYASGRRELEHEFGKTMRYKAIREIAGADTGAVVNDLKPIWLMSPLSVSDTLPLRGDLFDVVIFDEASQIPTEEAVPALSRARQVVVVGDEMQLPPTSFFSSSTDEDENTVFAEEDGERIAITLDADSLLNQAARNLPATLLAWHYRSRHESLISFSNAAFYEGRLITIPDQRIEGQTAEIAARRSDAEGAARLAVDDLLERPLSFHLVEDGVYVSRCNLPEARCIAGMVRELLLRGTGLSIGVVAFSEAQQGEIESALDALADEDAAFAALLEKEYLREDDDQFNGLFVKNLENVQGDERDIILLSICYAPGPDGRMLMNFGPINQRGGEKRLNVIFSRAKHRMAVVSTIRAEAITNTHNDGAAALRAFLQFAEASARGEGERSQAVLGALNPGARQAFASAPPVDPLRASLAATLRKRGHAVHEHVGRSQFRCDLAIASPDGQRYGLGVLLDPPPGEDRARVRERYVFRPSVLRNFGWPVMEVLSVDWLRDPLGVVERIEARLTSGAETELEDDALLKGLAAPIEAAPSRLEPAEPKASPSGLSLPEHMQEFLFQQGASNKFWRIGQKGLDVTVVYGRVGTKGQVMTKSYDSETRARREVAKLVEEKLRKGYVEAPL, encoded by the coding sequence GTGACCGAGGAGCCCGTGGAATTGAGCCTGCGCGAGGCCCTGGCCAGGAACGACGGCCTGGCGCTGCCGATGGACGACGTCCTGTTCTCGATCCTGCCGCTGTTGCAATCGGTGAGCGCGCTGCACCAGCACGGGCGCGTCGCTGACCTGGGGCCGGGCGACATCCTCGAGACCGGCGGCGTGCTGCGGCTGCGGCGGCCGGACGGCGCGCTGCCGCGCTACCGGCTCGACGCCATCAAGGCCGTCCAGCCGCCGCCGACCTCGGCCCTGAACATCATCGACGAGATGCGGGTCACGCGCGACTCCGAGGCGGGCTTTCAGGTCGAGACCCTGCGGGCGGAACGGGACCTTGAAAAGCCGATCACCAAGCCCGTCTATCTGGTCGGGTTCGAGTCGTGGGAAGAACGGCTGGGTCATCACGACGAGATCACCGACATTTTCCGGCTGGGCCTGGTCCTGGCCGCCCTGGCCTCGGGCCTGGACTTCACCGACGCCGAGGATCTGGACCGCTTCGCCTCGCATCGCCAGAACCTGTTCGCCATCGTCAACCGCCTGAACCCCGTGCTGGCCAGCGTCATCGCCGAGATGACCGCCTTGAACCGTCACGAGCGGGCGACCGACCTGGCCGCGCTGATCCATCGCCTGGAGACCTGGCGCGACCAGCCGCAGGCCCTGAACATCGACCGCGTCCTGGCCACGACGGACGGGGCCGCGCCGCGGCGCACCGCCGTGCTGGCGCACCTGCGCGACCGCCTGTTCGATCTCTCGCGCCGCAATCGCCTGCTCTACTTCCGGCCCACCCAGGCGAGCGTGAACCTCACGGTGGCCAGCGTGCCGCTGGTGGTGCGGCTGGAGAGCGTCAAGCCCGACCAGATCTGCACCTGGGGCGGCGAGTTCGCCGCCGAGGTCGCGGCGGGCCGGGCGGTGAGCCTTCGCCGCTGGCTGCGCTTTGAAGACCAGACCTATCTTCCCAATTCGCTCGACCGGCTGATCCAGGAAACGCGCCGTGACCGGGCTGAATTTGGCTTCAGCCATCTGCGCCTGGTGATCGCCTTCCTGCGCTGGAACAATCTGAAGGACGCGCCGGAAGAGCGGATCACCTCGCCGCTGCTGTGGCTGCCCGTCGAGCTGGTGAAGAAGAAGGGCGTCACCGACCAATACGTCCTCCACGCCACCAGCGACGAGGCGGAATTCAACCCCGCCCTGCGCCATCACCTGCGCCAGCTGCACGACATCCGTCTGCCGGAGACGATCGATCTCGGCGAGGTCTCGATCGAGCAGATCCATGCGGACCTGCGGGCCCAGATCCACGCCTCGGAGCCCGGCGTCGATCTTCGCCTGCACACCCGGCCGTCGATCAAGCTGATCCACCAGAAGGCCGTCCAGCGCCTGCAGCAGTTCCAGCGCCGGCGGGGACGCGACCTGCGGCGGGCCAGCATCGGCCGGCCGGACTTCAGCTACGACCGCGACGACTACCGCCCGCTGGGCCTGGCCATGTTCGAGCAGATGGTGAAGCCCAGCGCCCTGCCGCTGCGGGGCTCCGTCGGCGGGCGAGTCGCGGCCCGGCCCGTGCACGCCGTCGCGCCGACGGGCGAGATCGAGAACCTGACCTTCTCGATGCCGGAGGACGACGGGCACAAGTTCGCCTGGGATTTCGACCTGACCCAGGTCACCCTGGCCAACTTCAACTACAAGAAGATGTCGCTGGTCCGCGACTACAACCAGCTCATCGACGAGCCGGCGCCCAATCCGGCGTTCGACCGCATCTTCTCCATCGAGCCGCGCGAGGTCGAAGCCGAGCCGCCGCCGCCGATCCCGCTGAGCGACCGCTGGAACGTGGTCTCGGCCGACGAGACCCAGAACGCCGCCGTCGGGGTGGCGAGGAGCGGCCGCAGCTTCATCATCCAGGGACCGCCGGGCACCGGCAAGTCGCAGACCATCACCAATCTGGTCGCCGACTACGCCGGCCGCGGAAAGCGGGTGCTGTTCGTCTGCGAGAAGCGGGCGGCCCTGGACGTGGTGTTCCATCGCCTCAAGCAGAGCGGGCTCGACGATCTCTGCTGCCTGATCCACGACTCCCAGACCGACAAGAAGGCGTTCGTCCAGAACCTGCGCGAGGGCTATGAGCAGTGGGTGGCGCAGGGCGACGACCTTGACCGCCTGTCGGCCGCCCGCCAGTCCGCCGTTGGCCTGGCCGAAGAGCAGTTGGCGCGACTGGAGCGGTTCGAGACCGCGATGGTCGCCGCGCCCGAAAGCCTGGCCCTGCCGGTGCGGGCGCTGGTCCGGCGGGCCATCGCCCTGCCGCCGCCCGATCCCGACGTCGGGCCGGCGGTCCGCGAACGCCTGCCGGACTACGCGACCTGGGAGGCCCAGCGCGACCTGCTGGGGCGACTGGTGCGGGTCCTGTCGGAGCGCTTCGGTCTGGACAACCTGGCCAGCCATCCGTTCGCGAGGCTCTCCGGCGCATTGCTGGCCGATCCACGGGCCTACGCCAGGGCCCAGGAGATGCTCGAGGCCTGCGACACCGTCTTCGATGAGCTCGACGCGGCGTTCGAGAACGACGGCCAGTTGCTGAAACCCGACCTGACCCTGCCGCAGGCGATGGCCCTGACCGACGCGGCGGCGCGGATCACGACCTACGATCTTGTCGGACGGCTGGACCTGCTGGATCCGGCCAGCCCGTCGGCGCGCGACCTGCAAGCGGCTCGCGCCGACCTGGCCCGGCTGGACGACGCCGTCGCGGAGGCCGGCAAGGCGACGACGCATTGGCTGGAGAAGCTGTCGCCGCAGGACACGGCGGCGGCGCTCGACATCGCTCGGCGCGAGGAGGGCTCGGTCCTGCGCGTCCTGAAGCCGGCCTGGTGGCGGCTCGGCAAGGAGCTGGGCCGCCGCTACGACTTCGGCAAGCACGCCGTGAAGCCGCGCCTGACCGCCCTGCTGGCCGATCTGGCGGCCGAGCATGGGGCCGTGGCGGCGCGGAACGCGGCCGAGCAGGCGCTCCGCACGGGCTACGCTGTCCGCGACTTCGCCGCCTTCGTCTCGACCCTCGACGGCCTGGTCGAGCAACTCCGCGCCAGCCCGCTGCTGCGGCGGATGGTCGAGGCCTTGCGCGACGCGCCCGACGCCGCCCGGGCGGACGCCTTGGCGGTCGAGCCCGTGTCCCGTCTGGCCGCGATCGTCGGGGCCGACCTGCGTCTGCCGCCCGAATGGACGCTGGACGACCTGCTGGAGTGGCTGCGCGACACGCGGGAGGCCCTGGACGACCTGCCCGACCTGATCCCGCTGCTGCGCGCCGTGCACGAGGCGGGGCCGGCTTATGCGGGCATGCTGCAGGACATCGCCCTGCCACCGGACGGGCTGGAGGCGCTGGTCGCCGCCGAATCGCTGGCCCGCCTCATGCGCCAGGATCCGGAGCTGGCGCGTTTCGACAGCCGCGACCTGACCCAGGCGGCGCGCCGCGTGGAGCGGGCCGAGACGGTCGGGCTGGAGCGGAACGCCGCCATGGTCCGCGCCGCCCAGCATCGCAAGTTCCTGGAGAACGTGCGCCGCTCGACCCTGTCGGTGGCGCAGCTCGACGAGGCCGGTCGCCAGTTCCGCAAGCGCTACGCCAGCGGTCGGCGCGAGCTGGAGCACGAGTTCGGCAAGACCATGCGCTACAAGGCCATCCGCGAGATCGCGGGCGCCGACACCGGCGCCGTGGTCAATGACCTCAAGCCGATCTGGCTGATGAGCCCGCTGTCGGTCTCCGACACCCTGCCGTTGCGCGGCGACCTGTTTGACGTGGTCATCTTCGACGAGGCCAGCCAGATCCCGACCGAAGAGGCCGTGCCGGCGCTCAGTCGCGCCCGCCAGGTGGTGGTGGTCGGCGACGAGATGCAACTGCCGCCGACGAGCTTCTTCTCCAGTTCGACCGACGAGGACGAGAACACCGTCTTCGCTGAAGAGGACGGCGAGCGGATCGCCATCACGCTGGACGCCGACAGCCTGCTCAACCAGGCGGCCCGCAACCTGCCGGCCACCCTGCTGGCCTGGCATTATCGCAGCCGCCACGAGTCGCTGATCAGCTTCTCCAACGCCGCCTTCTACGAGGGGCGGCTGATCACCATTCCCGATCAGCGGATCGAGGGACAGACCGCCGAGATCGCCGCGCGACGCTCCGACGCCGAGGGCGCCGCGAGGCTGGCGGTCGATGACCTGCTGGAGCGGCCGCTCAGCTTCCACCTGGTCGAGGACGGTGTCTATGTCAGCCGCTGCAACCTCCCCGAGGCGCGGTGCATCGCCGGCATGGTGCGTGAGCTGCTGTTGCGCGGGACGGGGCTGAGCATCGGCGTCGTGGCGTTTTCCGAAGCCCAGCAGGGCGAGATCGAAAGCGCCCTCGACGCCCTGGCCGACGAGGACGCCGCCTTCGCCGCCTTGCTGGAGAAGGAGTACCTCCGCGAGGACGATGACCAGTTCAACGGCCTGTTCGTCAAGAACCTGGAGAATGTGCAGGGCGACGAGCGGGACATCATCCTGCTCAGCATCTGCTACGCACCGGGGCCGGACGGCCGGATGCTGATGAACTTCGGCCCGATCAACCAGCGAGGCGGGGAAAAGCGCCTGAACGTGATCTTTAGCCGCGCCAAGCACCGCATGGCCGTCGTCTCGACGATCCGCGCCGAGGCGATCACCAACACCCACAACGACGGCGCGGCGGCGCTCAGGGCGTTCCTGCAGTTCGCCGAGGCCAGTGCGCGCGGGGAGGGGGAGCGGTCGCAGGCGGTCCTGGGCGCCCTGAACCCCGGCGCTCGCCAGGCCTTCGCCTCGGCGCCCCCCGTCGACCCGTTGCGCGCCTCGCTGGCCGCGACCCTGCGCAAGCGTGGGCACGCGGTGCACGAGCACGTCGGGCGCTCGCAGTTCCGCTGTGACTTGGCCATCGCCAGCCCAGACGGACAGCGCTACGGGCTCGGCGTCCTCCTCGACCCTCCGCCGGGCGAGGACCGGGCGCGCGTGCGCGAGCGCTACGTGTTCCGCCCGTCCGTCCTGCGCAACTTCGGCTGGCCGGTGATGGAGGTGCTGTCGGTCGATTGGCTGCGCGACCCGCTGGGCGTGGTCGAGCGCATCGAGGCCCGGCTGACCAGCGGCGCGGAGACCGAACTCGAGGACGACGCGCTGCTCAAGGGCCTGGCCGCGCCGATCGAGGCGGCGCCCTCGCGCCTGGAGCCCGCGGAGCCGAAGGCGTCGCCTTCGGGGCTTTCGCTGCCGGAGCACATGCAGGAATTCCTTTTCCAGCAGGGCGCTTCGAACAAGTTCTGGCGCATTGGGCAGAAGGGGCTGGACGTCACGGTCGTGTATGGCCGTGTCGGGACCAAGGGCCAGGTGATGACCAAGTCCTACGACAGCGAAACGCGCGCCCGTCGCGAAGTCGCCAAGCTGGTCGAGGAGAAACTGCGCAAGGGATACGTGGAAGCGCCCCTCTGA
- a CDS encoding slipin family protein, with the protein MTPLPQLRLGESLAGRLNAPAMVLMVVLIIAGVALLATGQAPLQWLGGLMIAVGVLTPLALKMAQQWERAIVLRLGRFHRVAGPGLFLTIPVVDEVAYWIDQRIQTTEFNAQQALSKDTVPVNIDAVIFWQVHDTERAALEIQDYKRAIAQVAETSLREMVGSSTLATLLAERKKSDGVLREVIGRKTADWGISVISVEIRDIGVPAGLQDAMSRQAQAERERLARVALGQAEQEVAEKFVEAAEIYARSPTALQLRAMNIIYETTKEGGATILLPTAMVDAMNPGGVLGLTQAATASRGAPPSAT; encoded by the coding sequence ATGACTCCCCTGCCTCAACTCCGCCTCGGCGAAAGCCTCGCCGGACGGCTCAACGCCCCGGCCATGGTCCTGATGGTGGTGCTCATCATCGCCGGCGTGGCCCTGCTCGCCACCGGCCAGGCGCCGTTGCAATGGCTGGGCGGCCTGATGATCGCCGTCGGCGTTCTGACGCCGCTGGCCCTGAAGATGGCCCAGCAGTGGGAGCGGGCGATTGTCCTGCGCCTGGGGCGCTTCCATCGCGTGGCCGGACCAGGCCTCTTCCTGACCATACCCGTGGTGGACGAGGTCGCCTACTGGATCGACCAGCGCATCCAGACCACCGAGTTCAACGCCCAGCAGGCGCTCTCGAAAGACACCGTGCCGGTGAACATCGACGCCGTGATCTTCTGGCAGGTGCACGACACCGAGCGGGCGGCCCTGGAGATCCAGGACTATAAGCGCGCCATCGCCCAGGTCGCCGAGACGTCCCTGCGCGAGATGGTCGGCTCCTCGACGCTGGCCACCTTGCTCGCCGAACGAAAAAAGAGCGACGGCGTCCTGCGCGAGGTGATCGGCCGCAAGACCGCCGACTGGGGCATCTCGGTGATCTCGGTGGAAATCCGCGACATCGGCGTGCCCGCCGGGTTGCAGGACGCCATGAGCCGCCAAGCCCAGGCCGAGCGCGAGCGCCTGGCCCGCGTGGCTCTCGGCCAGGCCGAGCAGGAGGTGGCGGAAAAGTTCGTCGAAGCCGCCGAGATCTACGCCCGCTCGCCGACCGCCCTGCAGCTGCGCGCCATGAACATCATCTACGAGACCACCAAGGAAGGCGGCGCCACCATCCTGCTGCCGACCGCGATGGTCGACGCGATGAACCCCGGCGGCGTGCTGGGCCTGACCCAGGCGGCGACGGCCAGTCGCGGCGCGCCGCCGAGCGCGACCTAA
- a CDS encoding ABC-F family ATP-binding cassette domain-containing protein: MIRLDNISKQNGHQILFIEASMGVQKGEKVGLVGPNGAGKTTLFRMITGQEQPDDGLVAIEPGMTIGYFSQDVGEMSGQSAVAAVMDGVGPVSALAAEMARLEAAMVDPDQADEMDAILERYGEVLERFQELDGYALEARAREVLAGLSFSPERMDGDVGLLSGGWKMRVALARILLMRPDGMLLDEPSNHLDLESLIWLEAFLKNYDGALLMTSHDRAFMNRIIGKVVEIDGGSLITYSGDLDFYDQQRALGEAQRQAQYERQQAMLAKEIKFIERFKARASHAAQVQSRVKKLDKIERVEAPRRRQSVQFEFQSPQRSGEDVISLRNVHKGYGDKPIYEGLDFLVRRKERWCVLGANGAGKSTLLKLVAGDTKPDQGAVNVGASVRMGYFAQHSMDLLDGEETIFESLERSFPQAGQGALRTLAGCFGFSGDDVEKPCRVLSGGEKARLVMAKMLFDPPNLLVLDEPTNHLDMVTKEMLVAALADFEGTMLFVSHDRHFLAALSNRVLELTPEGVHQYGGGYTEYVTRTGQEAPGLHPGG; the protein is encoded by the coding sequence ATGATCCGCCTCGACAATATCTCCAAGCAGAACGGCCACCAGATCCTGTTCATCGAAGCTTCGATGGGCGTCCAGAAGGGCGAAAAGGTCGGGCTCGTCGGCCCGAACGGCGCGGGCAAGACGACGCTGTTCCGCATGATCACCGGCCAGGAACAGCCCGACGACGGACTGGTCGCGATCGAGCCCGGCATGACGATCGGCTATTTCAGCCAGGACGTCGGCGAAATGTCGGGCCAGAGCGCGGTCGCCGCGGTGATGGACGGCGTCGGTCCCGTCAGCGCGCTGGCCGCCGAAATGGCCAGGCTGGAGGCGGCGATGGTCGATCCGGACCAGGCCGACGAGATGGACGCCATCCTCGAACGCTATGGCGAGGTGCTGGAGCGTTTCCAGGAACTGGACGGCTATGCGTTGGAGGCGCGGGCCCGCGAGGTGCTGGCCGGCCTGAGCTTCAGCCCGGAGCGGATGGACGGCGATGTCGGCCTGCTGTCCGGCGGCTGGAAGATGCGCGTGGCGCTGGCCCGAATCCTGCTGATGCGCCCCGACGGCATGCTGCTGGACGAACCGTCCAACCACCTGGACCTGGAAAGCCTGATCTGGCTGGAGGCCTTCCTCAAGAATTACGACGGTGCGCTGTTGATGACCTCGCACGACCGCGCGTTCATGAACCGCATCATCGGCAAGGTGGTCGAGATCGATGGCGGCTCGCTGATCACCTATTCGGGCGATCTGGACTTCTATGACCAGCAGCGGGCGCTCGGCGAGGCCCAACGCCAGGCCCAGTACGAGCGCCAGCAGGCCATGCTGGCCAAGGAAATCAAGTTCATCGAGCGGTTCAAGGCGCGCGCTTCGCACGCCGCCCAGGTCCAGAGCCGGGTCAAGAAGCTCGACAAGATCGAGCGCGTCGAGGCGCCGCGTCGTCGCCAGTCGGTCCAGTTCGAATTCCAGAGCCCGCAGCGGTCGGGCGAGGACGTGATCAGCCTCCGCAATGTCCATAAGGGCTATGGCGACAAGCCGATCTATGAGGGGCTGGATTTCCTGGTGCGCCGCAAGGAACGCTGGTGCGTCCTGGGGGCCAACGGGGCCGGCAAGTCGACCCTGCTGAAACTGGTGGCCGGCGACACCAAGCCCGACCAGGGCGCGGTCAATGTCGGGGCCAGTGTCAGGATGGGCTATTTCGCCCAGCACTCCATGGACCTGCTGGATGGCGAAGAGACAATCTTCGAATCTCTGGAGCGTTCGTTCCCTCAGGCAGGGCAGGGCGCGCTGCGCACGCTGGCGGGGTGCTTCGGCTTCTCCGGCGACGATGTCGAAAAGCCCTGCCGCGTCTTGTCCGGCGGCGAGAAGGCGCGCCTGGTCATGGCCAAGATGCTGTTCGACCCGCCGAACCTGCTGGTGCTGGACGAGCCGACCAACCACCTCGACATGGTCACCAAGGAGATGCTGGTCGCGGCCCTGGCGGACTTCGAGGGCACCATGCTGTTCGTCTCACACGACCGCCATTTCCTGGCGGCCCTGTCGAACCGAGTGTTGGAGCTGACGCCCGAGGGCGTCCATCAGTACGGCGGCGGCTATACGGAATACGTCACCCGTACGGGCCAGGAAGCGCCGGGACTGCACCCGGGAGGCTAA
- a CDS encoding alpha/beta hydrolase family protein, giving the protein MKKTVSWAAALAAALGLLASAARAQEATGDWHGVLKVGPSELRVGLTVTAGLDGVLAGQLVSPDQGGAAIALSEVRGQGGRLSFSATAIHGRFEGAWDAPQQAWVGSWTQGVSLPLTLTRGPVPVAARPQTPGRPYPYREEEVAFDSAPGVRLAGTLTLPPGEGPFPAVVLITGSGPQDRNETLAGHQPFLVLADHLTRKGVAVLRFDDRGVGKSTGGFAAATSSDFAVDAEAAAAFLRGRPEIAAGKVGLLGHSEGGMIAPMVAAKDPKIAFLLLLAAPGVPARALLTAQRQAVMAALGAPPEAIARSQALMTKVDDAVLQAKDADAARTEVTRLLSEARGDLPPAAAAVQASMIGSPWYREFIAYDPGPALAKIRVPVLALNGDKDMQVIAEQNVPALRAALRDDRDATVMALPGLNHLFQSASTGSPQEYGRIEETFSPAALEIISDWIAARTRP; this is encoded by the coding sequence ATGAAGAAGACGGTGTCATGGGCTGCGGCCCTGGCGGCGGCGCTCGGCCTGCTGGCCTCCGCCGCCCGCGCCCAGGAAGCAACGGGCGACTGGCATGGCGTGCTGAAGGTCGGTCCCAGCGAGCTGCGCGTCGGGCTGACGGTGACCGCCGGCCTGGACGGCGTCCTGGCCGGCCAGCTGGTCAGCCCCGACCAGGGCGGCGCGGCGATCGCCCTGAGCGAGGTGCGCGGCCAGGGCGGCAGGCTGTCTTTCTCGGCGACCGCCATCCATGGCCGCTTCGAGGGCGCCTGGGACGCTCCGCAGCAGGCCTGGGTCGGGTCCTGGACACAGGGCGTCTCGCTGCCGCTGACCCTGACCCGGGGCCCCGTTCCCGTCGCCGCCCGGCCGCAGACGCCCGGCAGACCCTACCCCTACCGCGAGGAGGAGGTCGCCTTCGACAGCGCTCCCGGCGTCCGGCTGGCCGGAACCTTGACGCTGCCGCCCGGCGAGGGCCCCTTCCCCGCTGTCGTCCTGATCACCGGCTCCGGGCCGCAGGACCGCAACGAGACCCTTGCGGGGCATCAGCCGTTCCTCGTGCTGGCCGACCACCTGACCCGCAAGGGTGTCGCCGTGCTCCGGTTCGACGACCGGGGCGTCGGCAAATCCACGGGCGGTTTCGCCGCCGCGACCAGCAGCGACTTCGCGGTCGACGCGGAAGCCGCGGCCGCCTTCCTGCGCGGACGCCCGGAGATCGCCGCCGGCAAGGTCGGCCTGCTCGGCCACAGCGAGGGCGGCATGATCGCCCCGATGGTCGCCGCGAAGGACCCGAAGATCGCCTTCCTCCTCCTGCTCGCCGCCCCGGGCGTGCCGGCGCGAGCGCTCTTGACCGCTCAGCGCCAGGCGGTGATGGCCGCGCTCGGCGCTCCGCCCGAGGCCATCGCGCGCAGCCAGGCCCTAATGACCAAGGTTGACGACGCCGTGCTGCAGGCCAAGGACGCGGACGCCGCTCGCACCGAGGTGACGCGCCTCCTGTCCGAGGCCCGCGGCGACCTCCCGCCGGCCGCCGCAGCGGTTCAGGCGAGCATGATCGGCAGTCCCTGGTATCGCGAATTCATCGCCTACGACCCTGGCCCCGCCCTCGCGAAGATCCGCGTCCCGGTGCTGGCGCTGAACGGCGACAAGGACATGCAGGTGATCGCTGAGCAGAACGTGCCGGCGTTGCGGGCGGCGTTGCGCGACGACCGGGATGCGACCGTCATGGCCCTGCCCGGGCTGAACCACCTCTTCCAGAGCGCCAGCACAGGCTCGCCCCAGGAGTATGGCCGCATCGAGGAAACCTTCTCCCCCGCCGCCCTGGAGATCATTTCCGACTGGATCGCGGCGCGGACCCGCCCCTAG
- a CDS encoding M48 family metalloprotease yields the protein MRMSLELGDALRPLPYHLRLVDYLKRAEPEVWKWASSFAAQDQHVQEVRAGLLRETYRLTPESHPDVYAACRAVMAKLEIEAPVTLYQAGGDSMNAALFYLPGEVHVLFYGPVLEKLGPDELAALLGHELSHYRLWSLDGGDYHTVSRILDHTLADPGASASHANTARLYDLFTEVYADRGAAFVTGAAGPSISTLVKVRTGIHAVDPEAYLAQARELEAGPPRLSEGQSHPEIYLRAQAVGKWVEGDPGLDDWLRLRLQGPLSMSKLDLIDQAELETLTRRFVSRFVAQEAMRSDLVMSQVKRYFPDWSDAEATVELDAITPEQADDSVRDYLGFVMLDLALADPDVRDHALLEAARAAKDLGRAEAFLEALKREGGLPKREVEGLARKLKAAA from the coding sequence ATGCGTATGAGTCTTGAGCTTGGGGATGCGTTGCGCCCCCTGCCGTACCACCTGCGGCTCGTGGATTACCTGAAGCGCGCCGAGCCCGAGGTCTGGAAGTGGGCGTCGTCGTTCGCGGCGCAGGACCAGCACGTGCAGGAGGTGCGGGCCGGCCTGTTGCGCGAGACCTACCGCCTGACGCCCGAGTCCCATCCTGACGTCTACGCCGCCTGCCGGGCGGTGATGGCGAAGCTGGAGATCGAGGCGCCCGTCACCCTCTATCAGGCCGGCGGCGACAGCATGAACGCGGCCTTGTTCTACCTGCCGGGCGAGGTGCACGTCCTGTTCTACGGCCCGGTGCTGGAGAAGCTCGGCCCGGACGAGCTGGCCGCGCTGCTCGGCCACGAGCTGTCGCACTATCGCCTGTGGTCCCTGGACGGCGGCGACTATCATACCGTCTCACGCATCCTCGACCATACCCTGGCCGACCCCGGCGCGAGCGCCAGCCACGCCAACACCGCGCGCCTCTACGATCTCTTCACCGAGGTCTATGCCGATCGCGGGGCGGCCTTCGTCACCGGCGCCGCCGGCCCGTCGATCTCGACCCTGGTCAAGGTGCGGACAGGGATCCATGCCGTGGATCCGGAGGCCTACCTTGCCCAGGCCAGGGAGCTGGAGGCGGGGCCTCCTCGCCTGTCCGAAGGACAGTCGCACCCGGAAATCTATCTACGGGCCCAGGCGGTCGGCAAATGGGTGGAGGGCGACCCGGGGCTGGACGACTGGCTGCGCCTCCGCCTCCAAGGGCCGCTGTCGATGAGCAAGCTCGACTTGATCGATCAGGCCGAGCTCGAAACCCTGACCCGCCGTTTCGTCTCCCGCTTCGTCGCCCAGGAAGCGATGCGCAGCGACCTGGTAATGAGCCAGGTGAAGCGCTACTTCCCCGACTGGTCCGACGCCGAGGCGACGGTGGAGTTGGACGCGATCACGCCCGAGCAGGCCGACGACAGCGTCCGCGATTACCTCGGCTTCGTGATGCTCGACCTGGCTCTGGCCGATCCCGACGTGCGCGACCACGCCCTGCTGGAAGCGGCGCGCGCGGCCAAGGACCTGGGCCGCGCCGAGGCCTTTCTCGAGGCGCTCAAGCGCGAGGGCGGCCTGCCCAAGCGCGAGGTCGAGGGTCTGGCTCGCAAGCTGAAGGCCGCCGCGTGA